The sequence CTATTTTTCGATGTTCATTTCAAGGTCGAAAATGGACCTTGAAATTGATTAAAGTATAGGTGTCGTTCGTTGTCCATTTCAGTGATGTGGACCAATAATAAAATagaataatttaaaaagaaaaagaaaaaaaaaactcacaAACCCACCGTCATGGATGGACGGTGGGAAGCAAATGGTGAAATGGACCGGGGGTCGTGTACCCTCAATCAATTTTCAAAGGACGGTGAGAAAATCCTTGGACACCGTATGCTCTTATTACCCGTATTAATTTACTTATTTTTACATCTAACTTCCAATTATATTTTACCACACCATTCAAAACATTTCGACACTCAAATTTGATACTCCATTACCATAACACAACTTCGAAAAACACCAAATTTTCACAAACGTCGCAATCACTATAATGGATGGTTCCCTTGGCTAAGATATGTTtggagttttttatttatttattataacagCAAACTTACGCACTCTATATTACAAACTCGTCCAAATGCCTTTTGATTGTGGGGAGTTTTTTATGCCATAATTAAAGGTTCATATCAGGTGTTGTGGGGGCATTATTTCATGTTAGTGGTTAATTAACTATCCTCCGTCACCACTACCTTGACGCATTACTTAAAAAACTCCCCACATATAACCATTTCCAAAAACTTTTTGCACAACATTTTTACATCTCCCTCAAAACTCGTAGATTGCCCCTACGGTTTCGCGCTGAAACTTAATTACTCGAGATTTATTCTCTATGGAGGTGTCAATGTACTCGTTCATCTAGAGTTTACCAGCTAATCCAAAAATGTCACAATATGAAACGATTTGTATAACACAGTAGTTAAAATTGAATTAAAAACTGAATCATTACAGATGATGGGCATCACAAGGCTTAAAATTATAAATTGACAGCTACTTCAAATCTACATCATGACttcgaaatatatttcaattaaataATTATCCTGTCACATGTAGATCACTGTAAAAAAACAAATCCTTGAATTTAATAATCTTTATTCTACGTTAGTGGgtagacacttgacataattgaggCTGCTATTGTTTGTTTGAATTTAGACTTTCTTGTGGGCCCGATAAGGTTTTGTTGCGTAGTACGAATGCCCACAGAGTTTTCAAACATTAAACATGTCTTAATCCTTGGCCTATTCATACCAAATTCAGACCCcctatttttttttccttctaaaTCAAATTGCATTACAAGTCGTATCGTACCACACACGTAATGCAGTTTCTTAAAACTAATGATGTAGCTCGAAAATGTTCTGTATCAAATTAAAATAGCATAAACTATAGTTGACAATTAAACTATGTAACTCGAAAATgttctattttttatttatttattttggaagTTTTCTCAAGTCAAATTACATATTTATGCATATTGTAGTAGTTTATAAACTAAAGCACTAGTAGCAAATTTTGAGATATTAATCAAGTAGCCATCTGCATCAGTTAGATAAAAAGTAGGTAAAATGACAATTGTATATAATTGATATAGAATTAAGATTAAGACTACCATATATATAATGTTTTGGTTGTTTTTGAGCAAAGTTATTTGCTTTCTTAAATGAAATTGATTGATTGAAAGCTACTCATATTAGTGTTAAATCATTTTTGTATTTATTCATCAGGTGACGCATTTCAAGTGTGGTGGAGTCGCTCTCGGGTGCGGGGTTCATCATACGCTATCTGACGGTCTATCATCCCTGCATTTCATTAACACATGGTCCGATATGGCTCGCGGGTTGTGTGTAGCAGTTCCCCCGTTCTTTGAACGAACTCTATTACAAGCCCGTGACCCACCTAACCCGACCCACGACCATGTTGAGTACCATCCACCTCCGTCCATGAACACCACTGCTAAAAAGACGGGTTCCCTTTCTAATTCCTCCACCAAGATGCTAAAGCTCACACTAGAACAAATAAACGCACTGAAAGCTAAAGCCAAGAGTGATGGTGGGCCCAACCACAGCTCGTACGAGATCTTAGCGGCTCACCTATGGAGGTGTGCGTGCAAGGCTCGTGGACTACCTGATGACCAGTTAACTAAACTATACGTAGCAACCGATGGACGGTCAAGATTGAGTCCTCACCTCCCACCTGGATACCTAGGGAACGTAGTTTTCACAGCGACTCCTCTTGCCAAATCGGGTAATCTTACGTCAGGATCATTGTCGAGCACTGCAAAGCTGATTCACACCACATTGAAGAAAATGGACAACGATTATTTAAGATCGGCTATTGATTATTTGGAGTCACAACCTGACATATCAGCTCTAATTCGTGGACCAAGTTACTTTGCAAGCCCGAACCTAAACATAAACGCTTGGACCAGACTACCGGTATATGATGCAGATTTTGGGTATGGACGCCCGATTTTCATGGGACCCGCGTGCATATTGTATGAGGGAACCATATATGTTTTACCAAGTCCGAACAACGATAGAAGTATGTCACTGGCAGTGTGCTTAGATGCTAGTGAACAACCACTTTTTGAGAAGTACTTGTATGAAATCTAAGGTTTTGAAACAATGAGTAATTGTGGGCAACTTTGTAATGTTATTTTTAGTTTAACTTTCTTTGTTGTTTTCTAATAATAAAATGTAATGGAAGCCAATATGAATGAGAGAGTTTTGTACATTAATTTTTGCTACATATAGTCTTGTTTTTTATTTGTTAGGACTAAATATGTCGCGTCTAAACAAATTTGTTGTGTGCCCAACTCCGTTaccaattctttttttttttttttttgaaaagtaagAAAACTTTATTAATATAATAGATGTTACATTAGGACCTATATATGAAAACTATACGGCTCATGTAAATAAATTGAATTACATAATTAACATAGTTAACTATAATAGATGTTACATTAACTATGTTTAACTCCGTTACCAATTCTTACTTGCGGAGTATATGGATTGGACAAATGGATTATATTAGACAAAACGTAGTTATTTATAATCGATATACATAcatttacaaatataaaataaatctaAATTTATTACTCGTTTTATACtccttatttatattaatatatacttaataatttaatttaatatatgtaatatatatatattaatattagtatttattattattgttagatgaACGAAATTATGTTGCTTGGCCCAAGACCCGTTTAAAGCTTATTTTTCATGTAAGGGCCAACCACAAAAGTAAGCCCCACAGTGTGGGCTGTGTTGTATTCCCTTTTCCCCGATCACGCTTAGTTAGATGATTGGTTGACTATGTTGATTATAGGTTGCACTTTTCAATTGAGAGGTTTGTCGGAGCGCCATCTATTTTTAACCGGTCCTCCTTTCATCATCATTTGATGAAGTTCCTTGTTATAAACGGAGTACGTTTTTATTTTTACGCaaaaaataaaaatatcattttcgacTTTACGGTGATGTTTCatgaaatatattttatattttatttactttTGAGAAATTCTACGTTTATTAAAAGTTTATAAAATTTGAATTACACAACATAAATTGCTTTTATCATACTAACtaagtaattaataaataataattaattagttttatttatttatattattcagAATATTATTTTCTATTTATAAAATACTAGACTGAATAGATGAGAGATGTAATTCAACTCATAAAAGTTAATTATTGAAAATTGTTAAGTGCTTTAACTATTGAAAATTAGTATACTTACTCGATCCTAACAAAATGTCCAGTTAAGAATTTATATATGCTCAATTTAATTGGTCACTTAAAAAAATAATTAGTAAATATCATTTAAAATGCTCATTTTATGTTTATTACAGTATAAGTTTCAGAAATATGCTTTTTAATTAAATTCTTTTTAAACTAATTTTATACGAATAAAATAGTTATCTGTTAAACCACGCAGGCTTGCTAGAGTGGCCATTGAGTTGCTCAATGAAGCACACCACTTGGGTTTAATTTCTGactatgtcaaattgttcaaaaatgAAGTTTGACTAGAGGTTGTGCAAAATGTGCAATTCACCTGGTATCAGGTCTCGCGCTCAGAGGGCTTGATTACCCAAGGTTCTACCTTCTATGAGGGAGCCAATATACTCGTTCATATGAGGTTTTCTCGCTTACCCAAAAAATAGTTTTGTATCAAACATATTTGAAATCAAtcaaaaaaaaagaaacaaaattaaATTACAATATTATATGGAGTATATTATTTTTTAGGATAGGAATAGGAAGGGAATCAAGTAAAATTTTAAAATGattcttatttatatttatatttatatttatatttatatttatatatttatgattttgaataaaaaaaagtaaagtaaaagtattaTTCATTTCATCTAACTTATTTTTAGAGTAAAAGGTTTGCAGGTACGACGCCTATTGGTTCTTCCAGGTCTCGCTGATAACAGTAACCCCCCGTTAAACCACTATCGTCACTAAAGCTAACGTCTTTTCTCATCTCATAAACTCGCCGGAATCCTTTTCTGATCCGTCACTTTAACGTCATACCCTAATTTATTTTTAATCCAATGGACTTTAAATTTCTAGGTATTCATTCACCGCGGCAACACAATCCATTGTTATCGGCGTCATCCTTATCGTCGGTTTCGCCTCACAATTTCGTCTCCGATCATCCTGTCACAGGTAAGCCGCCGTATACGTATTATGTATTATGCGTATTGTGTATGTATAAAATTATATGTATGTTTGTGTATGTACACCCACATGCATAAGTTTTCTGTGATCGAAATATTAACGGAAAATTCGGAAATATGTAAATAGCACATTTACAAAATTAGGTATTTTTATGTTTTGAATTAATAAATTGGATGATATGCTGCAGATCAATCTTGAAAGATTATAAATTATTGATGTGCAGAGAATAGATTTGCAAATTGAAATGTtgtgatttttatttctattttgtgGGTTTGAAGTGTTACTATTATACACTTAGGTGAGTAGGTCTATAAAAGTTTTAGGTACATAGAATTTGATGTGATACTAATATGAAATTTTTGGGCTTTTTCAAATTTGTTACTTAATATCTGTATATACATGAGTTCAGATATGATGTTGTGTTTagttttaattaaaactaaaatgaGATTTACAGAAGCATGGCTGATGTTGGATACAAGAGAGGCGATTGAGCGAGAGATCGCAAAAGAACTTTTGCGGTCGGAGATACTTGCAGATGAGATAGCACAACAATGTTTGAAAAGAGACATGATGATTGAACCGGATACGATGGTAATGCATAACAACAACCTGGAATTTGCATCTTAATGTGTGTTGAAGCCACCACCATTTTCATAGTATTTCATATTTTAGTTTATACAGTAGTATATATCAATCAATGCAATCCAATACTTAATCTTACCTACAATATCTAGTTGTGATCCTGAATTAAGATCCATGATGGAACACATGCACCTAAATAGTCAGGCTAGTACGTATGAGTCATATTGCTTTCTTTTTCGTATGCTTGAAGTTTTTCTGATTATGGCTGCTGTCTAATCTCTTGTTGCAGGGACAGCCCTTCGGTGTACCTGTGTCCAGCTTGAAGCGAAATCTACCACCATTGCCATCGCCTGTTGTTGAACGTTCAAGCGAGCTTTGTTTAGACACTTCAGACACGAAAATGGAAGATCTTTATAGCAGCAACAACAATGGTGAAATTGGCCCGGGAAACTTTGAAAAATCTGTTAACAACAAACAACCTCTGGAAATCAAGAATTTAGCTACATGTGATTCGTTTGATTTACAAGAATGGAGGTGTGAACTCTGTCAAATCAGTGCCCCTTGTGAGAAAAGTTTAAATGATCATCTTGCTGGGAAGAAACACCAGGCGAAAATGGAAGCTCTTAATGGCAGCAAAAATGGTGATGAACTTGCTCCAAGAAACATTATGAAATCCGTCAACAAACAACCTGTCGAAACCAAGATTTCAGCCACATGTGTTTCGTTTGATTTACAAGAATGGAGTTGTGAACTCTGTCAAATCAGTGCCCCTTGTGAGAAAAGTTTAAATGATCATCTTGCTGGTAAGAAACACCGCTCGAAATTGGAAGGTCTTAATGGCAGCAAAAACGGCGGTGAACTTGGCCCAAGAAACATTAAGAAATCCGTCGACAAACAACCTCTGGAAACCAAGAATTCAGCCACATGTGTTTCGTTTGATTTACAAGAATGGAGTTGTGAACTCTGTCAAATCAGTGCCCCTTGTGAGAAAAGTTTAAATGATCATCTTGCTGGGAAGAAACACCAGGCGAAGATGGAAGATCTTAATGGCAGCAAAAACAGCATTGAAAATGGCCTAAGAAACTTTAACAAATCTGTTGACAAACAACCTATGGAAACCATGAATTCAGCTAAATGTGTTTCTTCTGATTTACAGGATTGGAGTTGTTCACTTTGTCAAATCAGTGCTACTTCTAAGCAAGGTTTAAATGATCATCTTGCTGGTAAGAAGCACCACTCGAAAATGGAAGCTTTTAATGCCAGCAAAAACGGTGGTGAAATCGGCCTAGGTAACACTAAGAAATCTGTTAACAAACAACCTATGGAAACCAAGAATTCAGCTACATGTTTCTCATTTGATTTAAAGGAATGGAGGTGTGATTTCTGTCAGATCAATGCAAATTCTGAGAAAGTTTTTAATAATCATCTTGCTGGGAAGAAACACCAGGCGAAAATGGAAGCTCTTAATGGCCGCAAAAACGGTGGTGAAATCGGCCCAAGAAACACTAAGAGATCTGTCAACAAACAACCTCTGGAAACCAAGAAATCAGCTAAATGTGTTTTGTCTGATTTACAGGATTGGAGTTGTTCACTTTGTCAAATCAGACCTACTTCTGAGCAAGGTTTAATTGATCATCTTTCTGGTAAGAAACACAAGTCGAATATGGAAGCTCTTAAAAACGGTGGTGATATTGGCCTTCGAAACTGTACGAAATCTGTTAACAAACAACCTTTGGAAACCAAGAATTCAACTACATGTGGTTCATTTGATTTACAGGAATGGAGTTGTTCACTTTGTCAAATTAGTGCCACTTCTGAGAAAGATTTAAATAATCATCTTGCTGGTAAGAAACACCGGTCTAAAATGGAAGAAGGTTTTAATGGCAGCAAAAACTGCGGTGAAATTGGCCTAAAAAACTTAAAGAAATGTGTCAACAAACAACCCCTGGAAACGATTGTTTCGTTTAATTTAAAGAAAGATCGGAAGACTAAAGTAGTAAATACTAATCAAGAGTTTAAACTGTGGTGTAGGCTTTGTCAGGTTGTAGCTCCTAATGAGAAAGGTATGATTCAACATAAGGAAGGTAAAAAACATCTGAAAAACCTTCTTATATTATGTTCCAGCGTATGATGTCGGTTTAGACTCTTGAGAGTATTCTTGAATGTATGCTTCTCGTTTGGTTTGCTGTCTTTGTTCACACGTGCTAAAAGTTGCTTAGATAAGTTATAAAATTTGGGTTCGATTTATGGATTGAGCAGGGAGATTGGAACCTAGCTTTctgtcccgttcttatttatttatatatagatgttCTAACTTTCATGGATTTTGAGTTGTGATTTATGTCATATTTGGAAGTCTCGTTTTAGAGGAGATCACTTTATAATTTTGCAGAAAGTATTCTGTATGGTGGCATGTTCTTTAGTTGGTTAGCTATTGAACTAAGATTATCATGCTCTTTAGTTGATTCATGTCAATCCGGTTTGGTATTTTTGAACTTCATTTTGGAATTTGAACATGTTTCATGAGTTATATTGAACTAAGATTTTCACATATAATAAAGCTTTTGTTGATTTTGAGTTTTTTTACTAAGTTTTTGCTTTTGTAAATGAAATTGATTGAATGCTTAGCGTTAATCAAGCTGTGTTTTTACTTTTTTCCATCAGGTGACAATGATGAAGTTAGGATCAAAACTTAAAGTGGtcatggatttttttttttttttttattttttttttttttataccctTCATATTTAGTGGCCGTTTTCCTAAAAAAACATAAATTCCATAACTATATTGGGGTCTATAATGGGACCCACTGATCATTACCTAGGAGTCGACCTCAGGATTCGCTCTCAGGTGTGATGTTTTCCATTACCTAGGGTCTAGGGAACGTAGTTAGACCATTTGTAGTGCAGCGTGATGAGTCCAAAATTGACACCATCACGCCACCATAGCGCCACTGTGCGGCGTGATAGTAGCGAATCTTGTCGGCGCGATGAGCTAATCACGGAGAGAAGATGAGCATGAGGGGTGGAGGCAGCGAATAGGGTGGTGCCACATGTTTTTTCGAACGGTCAAAagagccgttaaaaaaaaaaaaactaaatgacAAAACGGCTAGTTtgaataatttttatataattatattataaataaaacaaaaaaattaaatataGTCTCTATATAAACTACACCCTATTTCTATATAAATTACACTCCATTTTTATCAATTACTATCAATTTCTCTCAACATTTCTACAATTTCTCTTAATATTTCTTAACAATGTCAAATCCCAATCCTAATGAGGGTGGTTCGGCTAATTTATACAATTTCGGGTCACCAAATTTGCCCGGTTCGAGCTCAAATACCCCGCAAAATATTCGGGGTAATCGACCTTTTGGTAATGTCCCGCAACAAAAGCTTTAAAGTTCAAGAAGAAGATGGCCGACCGCTACAAAGATTATTTCGACTATTCTAGCGATGAGGAGTAATTGGAGTATTTTCTTTTTTCGTACGTTTTAAGGTTTAGAAGTTTAATAATGTAGTAATTGTATTAGGaccttttaattattgtatttttttcattttttagaacttttaataaattgtaatcattttatttttattaatttaagtgtgtttattgatttaaattattaataattattaaatttttcATATTTTATAATATGTGGACTTGACATTCATTTTTCGGGATGGCTGGTTCTGACAACGATATAATTGTGTTAAATCATTCTCTATTATTTGATTCGCTTAAAAAACAGCTCCACCGTTACCGTTTGAAGTAAACGGACACCATTATCCCTTTGGTTATTATTTCATAGACGTTATATATCCCGATTGAAAAACACTAATAAAGGGATATTTGTCTTCTATTCAGAAACCACTAATCAAATTTATCAAATTTCAAGCAAGTGATCGAAAGGACGTGAAGTGCACGTTCGTCGTTTTACTAGAAGAAAAAAAGAAAATCAAAAGAAAATGAGGGGAGATCTGCTATTTTAAAAGCTCCGTGACTGGTTATGAGTTATGAGTTACATGAGTTATGAGCCGTATAACTTTTTAGTTTTTCCATGTAACAGTAACCCCTATCAAAACGACTCTTGTCACTTTTCTCTTCATCCAAAAACTCGCCGGAATCCTTTTCTGATCCGTCAATTTCACGTCAATACCCTAATTTCTTTTTAACCTAATGGACTTCAACTTTCGACGTTTTGATTCACAGGGGCAACACAATCCATTGTTTCCGACGTCATCCTTATCGTCGGTTTCGCCTCACGCTTTCGTCTCCGATCTTCCTGTCACAGGTGCGCCGTATACGTATAATGTATATATGTATGCGTATCAGTTTGTTtgtgtgtattatatatatatatatatatatatatatatatatatatatatatatatatatatataatatataattatggtTGTTTGTGTATGTATCATGTAATGTATAAGGTTTCTGTTACAGAATAAAAATAGCACATTTACAGAATTAGACATTTTTATGTTTTGAAGAAATACATGGATGATATGCTGCAATCTTTCATAAAAGATGATAAATTATTGATGTACCGAGAATAGATTTACAAATTTAAAGTAGTAATCTTTTAAT comes from Rutidosis leptorrhynchoides isolate AG116_Rl617_1_P2 chromosome 4, CSIRO_AGI_Rlap_v1, whole genome shotgun sequence and encodes:
- the LOC139904142 gene encoding uncharacterized protein isoform X2; its protein translation is MDFKFLGIHSPRQHNPLLSASSLSSVSPHNFVSDHPVTEAWLMLDTREAIEREIAKELLRSEILADEIAQQCLKRDMMIEPDTMGQPFGVPVSSLKRNLPPLPSPVVERSSELCLDTSDTKMEDLYSSNNNGEIGPGNFEKSVNNKQPLEIKNLATCDSFDLQEWRCELCQISAPCEKSLNDHLAGKKHQAKMEALNGSKNGDELAPRNIMKSVNKQPVETKISATCVSFDLQEWSCELCQISAPCEKSLNDHLAGKKHRSKLEGLNGSKNGGELGPRNIKKSVDKQPLETKNSATCVSFDLQEWSCELCQISAPCEKSLNDHLAGKKHQAKMEDLNGSKNSIENGLRNFNKSVDKQPMETMNSAKCVSSDLQDWSCSLCQISATSKQGLNDHLAGKKHHSKMEAFNASKNGGEIGLGMEV
- the LOC139904141 gene encoding shikimate O-hydroxycinnamoyltransferase-like — its product is MGTDQKMKLNVTVKKSSMIPPSETITVESHNKQLWTSNLDLVVGRIHILTVYFYRPNGSSNFFDSSVMKKALADVLVSFYPMAGRLGRDDSGRIVINCNGEGALFVEAESDSTLDDLGEIVPSPEYRQLTPTVDYSGDISSYPLFIAQVTHFKCGGVALGCGVHHTLSDGLSSLHFINTWSDMARGLCVAVPPFFERTLLQARDPPNPTHDHVEYHPPPSMNTTAKKTGSLSNSSTKMLKLTLEQINALKAKAKSDGGPNHSSYEILAAHLWRCACKARGLPDDQLTKLYVATDGRSRLSPHLPPGYLGNVVFTATPLAKSGNLTSGSLSSTAKLIHTTLKKMDNDYLRSAIDYLESQPDISALIRGPSYFASPNLNINAWTRLPVYDADFGYGRPIFMGPACILYEGTIYVLPSPNNDRSMSLAVCLDASEQPLFEKYLYEI
- the LOC139904142 gene encoding uncharacterized protein isoform X1, which produces MDFKFLGIHSPRQHNPLLSASSLSSVSPHNFVSDHPVTEAWLMLDTREAIEREIAKELLRSEILADEIAQQCLKRDMMIEPDTMGQPFGVPVSSLKRNLPPLPSPVVERSSELCLDTSDTKMEDLYSSNNNGEIGPGNFEKSVNNKQPLEIKNLATCDSFDLQEWRCELCQISAPCEKSLNDHLAGKKHQAKMEALNGSKNGDELAPRNIMKSVNKQPVETKISATCVSFDLQEWSCELCQISAPCEKSLNDHLAGKKHRSKLEGLNGSKNGGELGPRNIKKSVDKQPLETKNSATCVSFDLQEWSCELCQISAPCEKSLNDHLAGKKHQAKMEDLNGSKNSIENGLRNFNKSVDKQPMETMNSAKCVSSDLQDWSCSLCQISATSKQGLNDHLAGKKHHSKMEAFNASKNGGEIGLGNTKKSVNKQPMETKNSATCFSFDLKEWRCDFCQINANSEKVFNNHLAGKKHQAKMEALNGRKNGGEIGPRNTKRSVNKQPLETKKSAKCVLSDLQDWSCSLCQIRPTSEQGLIDHLSGKKHKSNMEALKNGGDIGLRNCTKSVNKQPLETKNSTTCGSFDLQEWSCSLCQISATSEKDLNNHLAGKKHRSKMEEGFNGSKNCGEIGLKNLKKCVNKQPLETIVSFNLKKDRKTKVVNTNQEFKLWCRLCQVVAPNEKGMIQHKEGKKHLKNLLILCSSV